Proteins co-encoded in one Flavobacterium sp. M31R6 genomic window:
- a CDS encoding DUF1501 domain-containing protein, translating into MERRKFIKTTAIASTIPLVFNHIPVMASSQIESENLQLLASAAAGCGKILVIIQMNGGNDGLNTVLARDKWSELTNARPNILMKETEVLPLHYNETTGLHPAMKEMQQLYNNGKMLIVQGVSYPNPSYSHFRATDIWFTASDSDKSLQSGWLGRALDTVYPNFPTAYPNPNMPDPLAIQIGSTLPFSLQGPKINMAYSVPKPEDLLNVINETSDPAPNSDYGHELTFLRLMKDQSNAYRESIQKAYNVPKPQSPTYPNKNGLADQLRIVAKLINGGLQTPIYVVNHPKTFDSHENQVLDTDRTLGKQAENLSILSQAIGAFQEDLKLMGKADIVTGMTFSEFGRRIKSNDSSGTDHGSAAPVLFFGAALNTGRGTVQGTPNPVSGMIGTSPDLPQTATVNDQVPLQHDFRQIYATIMQDWLCMTEAQSDAVLGGYFEKLPIFKTDKSIYYPNTDFVRIFPNPVTTSQINLQFYNFINTTVEVTIYTLLGSKIFGNAYAVDGDILSFNTNQMLSSGTYIVQVVYNGTKFNAKMIVL; encoded by the coding sequence ATGGAAAGAAGAAAATTTATAAAGACAACCGCTATTGCATCGACAATACCATTGGTTTTTAATCATATTCCTGTTATGGCTTCGTCCCAAATCGAGAGCGAAAATTTACAGTTATTGGCTAGTGCCGCGGCCGGTTGCGGAAAAATATTGGTCATAATTCAAATGAATGGTGGAAACGACGGATTAAATACCGTTTTGGCCCGAGACAAATGGAGTGAATTGACCAACGCCCGTCCCAATATTTTAATGAAAGAAACCGAAGTTTTGCCTTTGCATTACAATGAAACTACTGGCTTGCATCCCGCCATGAAGGAAATGCAGCAGTTGTACAATAACGGTAAAATGTTGATTGTTCAAGGTGTTTCCTATCCCAACCCTAGTTATAGCCACTTTAGAGCCACTGACATTTGGTTTACCGCTTCGGATAGTGACAAATCATTACAATCGGGCTGGCTTGGGAGAGCACTAGACACAGTCTATCCTAATTTCCCAACGGCTTATCCCAACCCCAATATGCCCGATCCATTGGCAATACAAATAGGTTCTACCTTGCCTTTTTCACTGCAGGGACCAAAAATAAACATGGCTTATAGTGTGCCTAAACCCGAAGATTTATTGAATGTAATCAATGAGACCTCGGATCCTGCACCCAACTCCGATTATGGTCACGAGCTGACTTTTTTGAGGTTGATGAAAGACCAGAGCAATGCCTATAGAGAATCGATTCAAAAAGCCTATAACGTTCCCAAACCACAATCGCCTACTTATCCCAATAAAAATGGATTGGCCGATCAACTGAGGATTGTTGCCAAACTCATCAACGGAGGTTTGCAAACACCCATTTATGTGGTAAATCATCCAAAAACATTCGATAGTCACGAAAATCAGGTTTTGGACACGGACAGAACATTGGGCAAACAAGCCGAAAATTTAAGCATACTTTCACAAGCTATTGGTGCTTTCCAAGAAGATCTGAAATTGATGGGAAAAGCGGATATTGTTACGGGAATGACCTTTAGCGAATTTGGACGCAGAATCAAAAGCAATGACAGCTCAGGTACCGATCATGGCTCTGCTGCACCTGTTCTCTTTTTTGGCGCAGCCTTAAATACAGGAAGAGGCACAGTCCAAGGAACACCAAACCCTGTTTCGGGAATGATTGGAACTTCTCCAGATTTGCCCCAAACGGCTACAGTCAATGACCAGGTACCTCTTCAGCATGACTTTAGACAAATTTACGCTACCATCATGCAAGATTGGTTGTGTATGACCGAAGCCCAATCGGATGCAGTTTTGGGAGGTTACTTTGAAAAATTACCCATTTTCAAAACAGACAAATCAATTTATTATCCGAATACCGATTTCGTAAGGATTTTTCCAAATCCAGTAACAACTAGCCAAATCAATCTTCAATTTTATAATTTTATAAATACTACAGTAGAAGTTACTATTTATACATTATTGGGATCTAAAATTTTCGGGAATGCTTATGCTGTCGATGGCGATATTCTGAGTTTCAATACCAATCAGATGTTATCTTCGGGAACTTATATTGTGCAAGTGGTTTATAATGGGACCAAATTCAATGCTAAAATGATTGTGTTGTAA